Below is a window of Patescibacteria group bacterium DNA.
CTCCGCTAGTCCGAGAAGTGGTGCGACGCCGAAGCCGCCGCCGACCAAGACCACTTTCTTTTTTTTCAAGACAGAGAAACCGCGACCGAAGGGTCCGCGAATTCCGACTGGCGCGCCGACTTTTTGCGCCGCCAGTTTTCTCGAAAATTCACCGATGGCGGAAACAGTGATGCGGAACTCGCCTTTTTTCGTGCGCCAAATTCCGTACGGTTTTTCTTCTACGCGCGGCAGCCAGACCATCACGAATTGTCCGGGGGTGAAGTCAAAATTCCTCTTGAAAACAAGCGTTTTGATGCCATCAGCTTCGGCGATGACTTTCTGAATTTCGTAAACGGTGGGGAGAGTCTCAGACAATTTAAAATTTTAAATTTAAAATTTTGACTAGGTATTTATTTGCAGGAGCGAGACGAGAGAATATTTTCATAGCTTTGAACTTACTGGATTCACGCTCCCCGATTTCTCGAGGACAAGTTTCGCCCCGAAGGGGCCACTTCGTGGCGCGAAGGACAATGGAGTGTGGGAGTGACAATTATTTTTTATGGGCGAGGCCGATGAGGGCGGAGACCTTTTTAATTTTTTTGCGCTCACAGAATTCCGTAATTTCGCGTGTGATTTGGGCAAAAATTTCTGGTCCATTTTTTGCCGCCGAACCGATGCCGATGAGGGTCGCGCCCGCTTCCAAAAATTCAATCGCGTCGCGTCCATTCGTCACGCCGCCGACACCGATGATCGGAATTTTCACTGCCTGGAAAATTTCGAAAATCGCTTTGACCGCGAGCGGGCGGATCGCCGGACCGGATAGTCCGCCGAATTTATTCGCCAGGATTGGCGTCGCAGTCTCGGTGTCGATGACCATGCCGGGACCGACTGTATTGATCGCCGTGATTGCGTCGGCGCCTGCGGCTTCGACTGACCGCGCAATTTCCGCGATACTCGCGACATTCGGTGAGAGCTTCACTGCGAGCGGAATTTTGCCAATCTGTTTTTTCACAATTTTCACAGCGGCTGCTGCATCTTTTAAATCGCAGGCGAAAGGTCGGCCAAATTCACTCGCGACATTCGGACACGAGATATTTAGCTCAATCAAATCTGGTTTCAGCTCCGCGACAGCTGCGGCGGTTTCTCCGAATTCTTTTAAATTGCTCGCGGCGATACTTGCGAAGAGCGGTTTTCCCGACAGCTTCCGGAAATTCGCGAATTCAACGCGCGCTTCCTCGATGCCGCCATGCGGCAGGCCGACGGCGTTGATGAGATTTCCACCGCCGAGATCGAGGACGGTTGGATTCGCATGACCGGGATGTTTGCGCAGCCAGACGGATTTCGATGTCACCGCACCCGCTCCATTTTTCGCGACGGTGGCGAGACTCGCGCCAGTCGTGCCCAAAATACCGCTCGCGAGGACAAGGGGATTTTCGAGCGAGATGCCGAGGAATTTTGTGGCGAGTTGCATCTTGCTGATTTTAGCAAGAATTTATTTTTTGGTTTTTCTTAACAGGAGTCTGATTGCATCGCCAGTCTCTTCTATCTTTTTGGCTCCATCAAAATATTTGTTAGTTCCAGATACCTGACTTCTTATTGTTTCTACTTGGGTGATTTCCGCAGGAGTCAATTTTTTCCCAAAAATACTTTTGAGAGTTTCTTCTGGATTTGGAAGTTTATCTTGCATAAATTGTGATTAAAATCAGTTAATACTTTACAAAAGAAAAGTCTTTTAGCAAGCTATTTGCGTGGAATGATGAACAAATTTATGCTACAATTCACCGATGTTAGATAAAAAAATTAACCACAAAAATTGATGTTTAATAATTTTGATAAATTTACGAAGGAAGCGAAACGCGCGCTCATCGTCGCCCAAGATCAGGCGCGGGCAGCGGGACTTTCTTATGTCGGGACCGAGCATATTTTGCTTGGAATTCTGACGCAGCCCGAATCACTCGGTGCTTCCGTCTTGCTCGGCTTCGGCGTGACTGCGGAAAATGTGAAATTGGTTTTGCAGACTGTCGGTCGCACGCCGACGAATCGCCCAGCGGATTCGACTGAGTCGGGTAGCCTCTCGGGCTTCGCGAAAAAAGTCATTGAAGACGCGATCCGGACGGCTTACCGTTTCAATCACGCCGCCGTCGGGACGGAGCATCTTCTGTACGCTTTGGTCAGTCAGGAAAATACCGCGGCGACAGTCATTCTCGAAAACATGAAAATCCGCGCGGCGGATGTGCGCAAGCAAATCGAAGAAATTTTCCGCGATGCGAGCGATGCGCAGTCGATTCCGAAAAATGTGCATCCGCTCGAAATTCTCTTTGGCTCGTTGCAGCAGGTGATTTCACGCCAGAACCAAAACCAAAATTTCGACGACGCCTACGCGCACAAAGATTCGCCGGAGGGCAACAACTTCGCGCCGCCACCGCAGTCGCCGCGCCAAAAATCCAAAACTCCCGCGCTCGATTATTTCACGACGGATCTGACCGCCGAGGCGCGTGCCGGGAAGCTCGATCCGGTCATCGGACGCGAGACTGAGATTTCACGCATGATTGCGATCTTGAATCGCAAAACGAAAAATAATCCGGTGCTGACCGGCGAGCCTGGTGTCGGTAAGACGGCTGTCGTCGAAGGTTTGGCGCGTGCCATCGTCGCGGAAAAAGTTCCGGCGTCGATGCTCGACCGCCGCGTCTTGATGATTTCGATGACTGCGCTTGTCGCGGGCACGAAGTATCGCGGCGAGTTCGAAGAGCGTTTCAAAAAAGTCATTGATGAGGCGACGAAATTTTCCGGCGAGGTCATTCTCTTCCTCGACGAATTGCACACGGTGATTGGCACGGGTGCAGCGGAAGGCTCGCTCGATGCGGCGAATATTCTGAAGCCCGCGCTCGCCCGCGGCAAAATCCAAGTCATCGGCGCGACGACACTCGACGAATTCCGCAAACATGTCGAGAATGACAAAGCCCTGGCGCGTAGATTTCAGCCGGTCAGCGTGCCGGAACCGAGCGAAGAGGATTCAGTCAAAATTCTCGAAGGTCTGCGCGAAAGTTTCGAGAAGCACCACAATTTGAAAATCGAAGATGCCGCGCTCGTCACTGCCGTCAAAATGTCCAAACGCTATGTGCCGGATCGTTTCCTCCCGGACAAAGCGATTGACCTCATCGACGAAGCGGCGAGTCTCAAAGGTGTCGCGCGTCGCGGTGATTCCCGTGAAATCAAAAAGCTGAAAGACGAACTCGCGAAATTAATTTCGCAAAAGGAGGCGGCTGTCTCGGGTCAAAATTACGAAGTCGCTGCGAATTTGCGTGCACGAGAGCTCCAAATCAAAAACGAAATCGAAGCGTCCAAGAACGCTGCTCCGATTGTCAAAAATGGCGAGTCACCGGTCGTGACGGCAGAGGATGTCGCGAAAGTCGTCGCGAGTGCGACGGGCGTGCCGGCGGGTGAATTGCTCGCGGAAGATGTCATTCGCCTGAAAGATCTCGAAAAAACTTTGGCGACTCGGATTATCGGTCAAAAAGTTGCCATCAAATCAGTCGCGCAGGCGGTGCGCCGCAGTCGCGTTGGGATCGCTGCGCCGAATCGTCCGATTGGTTCTTTCATTTTTCTCGGTCCGACGGGCGTCGGCAAAACCGAGCTGGTCAAAACTTTGGCGCGCGAAGTCTATGGTTCCGAAGACGCGTTGATCAAGATCGACATGTCGGAGTTTGCCGAACGGCATTCTTCGAGTCGCTTAGTCGGCGCGACGGCCGGCTATGTCGGTTACGAAGAGGGTGGAGAATTGACCGAAAAAGTCCGCCGCCGACCTTACTCCGTCGTCTTGTTCGACGAGGTCGAGAAGGCGCACCACGATTTCCAAAATCTGCTTTTGCAAATTCTCGAAGACGGTCACCTCACTGATGCGCGCGGTCGTCGGACTGATTTCCGCAACACGATTGTCGTGATGACCTCCAATATCGGTGCGGAGCGCATGACGACACAGGCGGGCAAAATCGGTTTTGCTGTCGGCTCGGAATTGCGTGACGCCAAGGCTGAATTCGAAGAAGTGAAGGCTGATGTTTTGAATAAATTGGAAGAGACCTTTCGCCCGGAATTCCTGAACCGTGTCGATAAGGTCGTTGTCTTCGAGCCGCTCACCTCCGCTGAAATCAAGGAGATCGTGAAGTTGCATCTCGCTGATCTCGAAAAAAGATTAGGCGAGCGCAAAATCAAAATCGAGCTCACGGTGCCGGCGCTCGATTACCTCGCGCAGAAATCTTACAATCCGAGATACGGTGCACGACCAGTGCGGCGCGCTATTACCGAGAAAATTGAAGACGAGCTGGCAGGCATGATCCTCGACGGCAAATTCAAAAATGGCGATACCGTCAAAGTTGATTTCAATAAAAAAGCCGCCGAGCTGACTTTCAAGAAGAAAGCCCGGGTTAGGGGTTAAAACTTATCGATGTTTCCACATTTTGGGCAGGCAACACTTCGTGTGTCGAAGGCGAAAAGTTCTGTGTTTGGGTTGTTCTTCATTTTAAAACCATAGCCGCAAACAGAACATCTATGAAAAGAAGGATTGATGAATAATTCGGAAAATTCTCCTGGGTTCTCGAGATAAACTACAGGAGTAGTGCTTGCTGCAGAAGAGTATAGAGATGTGGTTTCGCTGTTTGATATTGGCAAGTGCTTTTTCAGAAGCATTACAAACTCTTCGGGATCTTTCAATATGGTGTCGAGATCAAGTTTGTGTTTAATTATCTGAGGGGCTTGGTAATCTTTGGTGCTAATTTCTCGAACGGCTTTTTTAATTTCTTCGACTAGGCAATCTGCCATTTTTAAATTTGTGCAATCGTAAGGAATTGATCTGAAATTATGGACATCAAAGGGAAGTCTCTCTTCCTGATTAAAAATGTTTATTGTTGGTTTTCTTGCTATGTGTCTGATTGCCATTTCATACATTACATTTGGATTAAATCCAGTTAGGTCAATGATTGCTAAATCATCATACAAGATATGATCAACGACTTGAGTTGTTATTTTTCCAGGGGTAGATATTTGATCCGATCTTATAATCTCGTATTGCCCCTCAAGCGCAGGTTCGTAAATATATTCTTTGAATTGATCTACGCGCCTCCTTACAATTGATCCAATTTCGCCGATTGGGGTTATTAAAAAACATTTTTTCTTTCGAGTGTTTTCTTTTTCATTAGTCATAAGAGAGGTATGGTGTTAGGGTTTTAATTTTATAAGAGTAACAATGAAATTTATACATCAAGTTATTAAAGCTCCCAACTTTTTTCTGCACCAAGCTCGACTGTTCCGCCGAAAATTTTATTGCCAGCGCGTGTGACACTTTTCTCGATTTCCCGAGTGCGGTCGCCCGACTGGAATTCACCGAGGAAAGAATAAGTGTCGTCAAATTTTTGCGGCAGTTGGTATTTCAAGATCACCTCGCGGGAAAATTTCGGCTGGGTCGTGAGCGAGAACATGAAGTAAGTTTTGCCGACAGACTCGTGCACAGTCACGCTCTCGGCAGGCACGCCCTCGACTGAGATTAATTCACTGCCAGTCGGCACGAAAATTTTCACGAGGTCGATGTTCCTGCCGCGACCCATGATTTCTCTCAAATTATCCGAGAGTGGAATGCGGAATTCTTTCGCGAGGTTTGTAATCGTGCGCTCTGCTGCGTCGCTCCACGCATCTTTGCGCAAAATCGTGAGCTCGTCGGTCGCCGTCCCGTCGTCCGCGATGGTCGTCGTGTGCGAGATTTCATTCGCGGTGAAGCGGTCGGATTTATTGCCGGAGAGGGAAGTATTCACGACGAAAAGATAATCACCCTCAGTATTTTTAAGTTCATTCGCGAGTCCGGCGGCGCGAGCAAAATTCAAGAAATCTTCATTGCCGGAAGCAAACTGAATTTCTTTTTCCGCGGCGGCGTGCCACACGAGTGCGGCGAGATCACTTGGCGGAATTTTCGCGAGCTCGTTTTTCACTGCGGCGAGCACTTCGTCCAAAATAATTTTCGGATTGGCGGCACCGTCGATTTTCGTCTCGATCACGAGTGAGAGCAGGAGCGTGAGTTCTTCAGCCGAGATTTTGCGCGGATAGCGTTCGAGCTTGATCCCGCCGAAAGTTTGCACGAGCGTTTCCAAAAAACTCGCGTTGACCGCCGCGACGCCGTCGACCGAACCGAAGCCGGCCGCTTCAAAAAGTTTTTCCGCTGCCGCAGCCGAAGTCGGGAAGTCGGGGTGAAAATTCGCATCGCGCAAACCCCAGTTGCCGGTGATGAATTCAAATCCCTCGGGTGGGTCGAAGTGCTGCTTCATTTGTCCATCGATTTCGTACACATTTTTAATTTCGAATTTTTTTACGAAGCCGTTGTCCAAATCCAAAATTCCGACTGAGCCGATGAAGCCGCCCGTCGCGCGAATTTCTGTCGGATTTTGCAGCAAGATCAAATAGCGGCGGGGAACTTTTTCACCGAGCAGGGCAGGCAGTGTCGGGAGCGTATTCGCGAGCGGACGCGCGAGCTCCAAAAATAAATTCAATTCAGTGACGGCTTGCTGGACTTTCGCCGCGAGCTCGGTCGGGAGCACTCGCGTGTCGACGAGCTTGAGCAGCGCCGCCGCACTTTCGAGCTCACTCACGCCACCCAAAATTTGCGCAATTGGTGCCTCGAGCTGGCTCGCGAAACTTTCGACTGGTTCGCCAGCGTTGACCGCCTGTTGGCGAATTTGCCAATTCGAAAATGCGACTGTGAGCTCATTCGCTGCTTCCGCGAATTTTTCGCCGCCGCTTGCGAGCAATTTTCCAGCGGAGACGAGCCGACTGCCGGCTTGCACGCTTTCTGGCTGTGTCTCGAGAATCGCACCCGCGCCGCCCAGGACCATCAGATTTTTTTCTGCGTCACGCAGAACCGTGACAGCCTGCGCGAAACGATTTTGCGAAGCGGCGAAATCACCTGCTGCGAAACTTTGGCTCGCTGCGATGAGGTCGCCAATGCCGGAAAAGGCTGCGGTCACAGTGCGCTCGACCGTATTTTTGCCGCTGCCGAAGACACCGACGAAATTTAAAATAAAGACAAACACCAGTGCCACTGCGACGATTTTCAGTCGGCTGAAATTCATCCGGCGTGATTTTTCCGACGGCAGATAAATCGAACTGCCGGAGTTCATTTTCTTCGCGCGGGTGAAATCAAAACTGCGCTGCGCGCTCGGCAAACTTTGGCGGGCGCTGATTTTTTCCAGGCGCAAAACATTCGTGTGCATTTTTTCGGCACGCTGAACAACGAGCGGACGACTCGCCCGTTTTTTCAGGTCGATCAAGCGGCGGTGGGAATGCTTCATTGCGCGAAAGAGAAATCGATTTCAGCGCCGTCGCTTTCGAAATTCAGAGCGGCGAGCATGAAGCGAAAGGGCTGCAAAAATGGATTCACCGCTGTATCGAGTCGGGCGTAAAAAATATTGCCGCTCGCCGGCAGTTCGTCCGACAAGAATTTTTCTTCGCTCATGAAACGCGCGACCATTTTTTCGAGCGCGGCTTTTTCCGTTGCGAAAATCGCCAAGTTGTCGAGCTGCACGAAGCTCAAATCAGCTTGCGGGAAATGCAGTATCTCGATTTTTTGGCTGGCGAAAAATTCTTCCGTCGCGCCTGGCGCGCTGTCGCCGACTGCGAGCTCATGACCGGCTGTCGTGTCGGGGAGCTCGACAGTTTTTGCGCTCGCGGCAATTTTGCCGTTGGCAGTTTTCAATTTTTCAAACAGCGCGGTTTGGTCGCCGGTGAAAACTGCGACTGCGCCACCGGAAGTCGTGAGGCCGAGCGCGCTCGAACTCGCAAACAGTGGTACGAGTTCCAGCTCTGTGAAACCAGTCCCGAACCAAGTCTGTAAAAAATTCTTGATGGAGCTTTGGGTGATTACCGCGAGTGGAGAATTTTGCGCGGCGCTGGCGGTTAAAAAATTCTCAATTTGGCTGGCCAGGTTTTTGTTCGCGAAAAGGAGCTTGGTCTCTTCGCCCCACAAATTAAAAATTTCTTTGTCCAAATTTCCGACTGCCAAGAACGGCGCGGTCTTTACGGCGGAATTTTTCAAAATTAGTCGCGCTTCGATTTTCAATTTTCCACCGTCGACCGAAAACGCCGCGCCGCCGGCAGTCCAGAGATTGAGGAAGGGCACGGCAAACGCTTTTTGCAAACCGACGAAACGGCTCGCGAAAAATTCATTCAAAAATCGCGGCGAACAAAAAACGAAATTTTCGCGCGGATTGAATTTCGCGGCGACTGCGCGAAAGGCTTCCGAGCTCGCGACGCGTTTCTCCGGCGCGCTGATGGCGGTGACGATTTTTTGCAAAATCGTCGAGTCGGCGGCGAGGATCAAATTGCCGCGGGCAAAAGTGAAAACGAGCGGACGACTGCGCGGAAACGCGTAAATTTTCTGACCGAGAAAATTTTGCGAGGTGAGTGTCTCGCCTGCGGCGACTTCTCGCTCCAGAAGCGCGAGTGCCGCGTCGCGGTCAGCGACATCGAAAATCAGCGCGAAATTTTGCGGATCAAGCGTCGCGCCCAAAAAAGCGACGCCGATGTGATTTTGCGCGAGCGCGAGCAAGTCCGCGGGATGCGCCAAGCCGAGCGAGTCGAGTCCGGCGATTTCCGCGCGGACATCACTGCCAAAAATTTTCCCGATTGCTTGCGCATTTTCATCGAGCTGCAGCTCGCCAAAAAAAAGCGTTTCCTCTGCCGGCAAAATATCCGCGAGCGAATCTGGGCGGGCATATTTCTGCCAAAGAAAAAATCCGAGCAGCAGCAAAAGTCCGAGCGCGAAGAAGGTGAGCAAAATGCCGCCGACGAGCGTTCGATTTGAAGAGGTCTTTTTTTTCACGCAAGCAGGATTTTCTCTTTTTTGCGGGGAATTTTCAATTCGCGCCGAGTCGTGCCCGCGCCAAAATTTTGCCGCGCTCGACGCCCGGCTGGTCGGCGAAATTCACACCCAAAATTTGCGCGAGGAAATAAATTTCGAGCATCCAGAATTGTAAAAATTCGCCGAGCTCGGCTTCCTCAATTTGGGCGAAATCAAAAATCGCGAGTGGTCGTTTCTTCTCGGAGAGTGATTTCGTCGTCGCCAGAAATTCTGCCCGCAAAATTTCAGACAAATTCCGATTTTTCAAAAAACCAAATTCCGGTGGCGGATTCGGGATGCGAAAATCTTGCTTGAAATTCTGCGCGCCGACAAAAATATAAAATTTGTCCGCCGGACCATCGCGCCAGAGCTGTAGCTTCGAATGTTGGTCGAGTGCGCCGACTGCCGCGGCGGGCGTGATTCCGACTTGGGAATTTTTGCCGAGTGACTCGGCGAGGAGCTGCTCGAAAAATTTCGCGAGCGACTCAAGCGCATTCGCGTAGACACAAAAGACGGAAATGTTTTTACCCCGGCGAAATTCCGCCGCGTGGATTTGCGCGAATTCCAGGGTTTGTTTCGGATCGGCTTTCTGCGCGCCCACCAAAAGCTTCTGCAGATTCGCGCCGGCGAGTGCTGCCGGCAGGAGCCCGAC
It encodes the following:
- a CDS encoding dihydroorotate dehydrogenase, whose product is MQLATKFLGISLENPLVLASGILGTTGASLATVAKNGAGAVTSKSVWLRKHPGHANPTVLDLGGGNLINAVGLPHGGIEEARVEFANFRKLSGKPLFASIAASNLKEFGETAAAVAELKPDLIELNISCPNVASEFGRPFACDLKDAAAAVKIVKKQIGKIPLAVKLSPNVASIAEIARSVEAAGADAITAINTVGPGMVIDTETATPILANKFGGLSGPAIRPLAVKAIFEIFQAVKIPIIGVGGVTNGRDAIEFLEAGATLIGIGSAAKNGPEIFAQITREITEFCERKKIKKVSALIGLAHKK
- a CDS encoding DUF4012 domain-containing protein, encoding MKHSHRRLIDLKKRASRPLVVQRAEKMHTNVLRLEKISARQSLPSAQRSFDFTRAKKMNSGSSIYLPSEKSRRMNFSRLKIVAVALVFVFILNFVGVFGSGKNTVERTVTAAFSGIGDLIAASQSFAAGDFAASQNRFAQAVTVLRDAEKNLMVLGGAGAILETQPESVQAGSRLVSAGKLLASGGEKFAEAANELTVAFSNWQIRQQAVNAGEPVESFASQLEAPIAQILGGVSELESAAALLKLVDTRVLPTELAAKVQQAVTELNLFLELARPLANTLPTLPALLGEKVPRRYLILLQNPTEIRATGGFIGSVGILDLDNGFVKKFEIKNVYEIDGQMKQHFDPPEGFEFITGNWGLRDANFHPDFPTSAAAAEKLFEAAGFGSVDGVAAVNASFLETLVQTFGGIKLERYPRKISAEELTLLLSLVIETKIDGAANPKIILDEVLAAVKNELAKIPPSDLAALVWHAAAEKEIQFASGNEDFLNFARAAGLANELKNTEGDYLFVVNTSLSGNKSDRFTANEISHTTTIADDGTATDELTILRKDAWSDAAERTITNLAKEFRIPLSDNLREIMGRGRNIDLVKIFVPTGSELISVEGVPAESVTVHESVGKTYFMFSLTTQPKFSREVILKYQLPQKFDDTYSFLGEFQSGDRTREIEKSVTRAGNKIFGGTVELGAEKSWEL
- a CDS encoding ATP-dependent Clp protease ATP-binding subunit translates to MFNNFDKFTKEAKRALIVAQDQARAAGLSYVGTEHILLGILTQPESLGASVLLGFGVTAENVKLVLQTVGRTPTNRPADSTESGSLSGFAKKVIEDAIRTAYRFNHAAVGTEHLLYALVSQENTAATVILENMKIRAADVRKQIEEIFRDASDAQSIPKNVHPLEILFGSLQQVISRQNQNQNFDDAYAHKDSPEGNNFAPPPQSPRQKSKTPALDYFTTDLTAEARAGKLDPVIGRETEISRMIAILNRKTKNNPVLTGEPGVGKTAVVEGLARAIVAEKVPASMLDRRVLMISMTALVAGTKYRGEFEERFKKVIDEATKFSGEVILFLDELHTVIGTGAAEGSLDAANILKPALARGKIQVIGATTLDEFRKHVENDKALARRFQPVSVPEPSEEDSVKILEGLRESFEKHHNLKIEDAALVTAVKMSKRYVPDRFLPDKAIDLIDEAASLKGVARRGDSREIKKLKDELAKLISQKEAAVSGQNYEVAANLRARELQIKNEIEASKNAAPIVKNGESPVVTAEDVAKVVASATGVPAGELLAEDVIRLKDLEKTLATRIIGQKVAIKSVAQAVRRSRVGIAAPNRPIGSFIFLGPTGVGKTELVKTLAREVYGSEDALIKIDMSEFAERHSSSRLVGATAGYVGYEEGGELTEKVRRRPYSVVLFDEVEKAHHDFQNLLLQILEDGHLTDARGRRTDFRNTIVVMTSNIGAERMTTQAGKIGFAVGSELRDAKAEFEEVKADVLNKLEETFRPEFLNRVDKVVVFEPLTSAEIKEIVKLHLADLEKRLGERKIKIELTVPALDYLAQKSYNPRYGARPVRRAITEKIEDELAGMILDGKFKNGDTVKVDFNKKAAELTFKKKARVRG
- a CDS encoding glucose-6-phosphate isomerase, whose protein sequence is MKIIFQNVVRAKSSDQKILADFKKNPPDFSDLPKSDFSAISKFVAANKKWQQVLVIGIGGSSLPARTLVDALGKSKREFYFLENVDPTAAAKIFARLDFPKTIVLVVSKSGDTLETLANFFIVRKLLGKNWRQQVVFLTDAEKGFLRTLATKEKIVTFTIPAKVGGRFSIFSPVGLLPAALAGANLQKLLVGAQKADPKQTLEFAQIHAAEFRRGKNISVFCVYANALESLAKFFEQLLAESLGKNSQVGITPAAAVGALDQHSKLQLWRDGPADKFYIFVGAQNFKQDFRIPNPPPEFGFLKNRNLSEILRAEFLATTKSLSEKKRPLAIFDFAQIEEAELGEFLQFWMLEIYFLAQILGVNFADQPGVERGKILARARLGAN